A window of the Butyricimonas virosa genome harbors these coding sequences:
- a CDS encoding anthranilate synthase component II → MENSKIKNILVIDNHDSFVYNLVQILRENEHCQFDIVYNDQIDFSSLGNYDKILLSPGPGIPAEAGELLTLIEHCKTTHDILGVCLGHQAIAESFGASLQQLPHPKHGHESPLTIVDPTDILYHDLTYPVQVGRYHSWIVNPHTLPPCLRISALDEEGHIMSFYHTTLPIRGVQYHPESIITRQGRKMINNWVNN, encoded by the coding sequence ATGGAGAATTCAAAAATAAAAAATATACTTGTCATTGATAATCATGACTCGTTCGTCTATAACCTCGTCCAAATCCTCCGGGAAAACGAACACTGCCAATTCGACATCGTATATAACGACCAAATCGACTTTTCCTCGCTCGGCAACTACGACAAGATCCTGTTATCCCCCGGACCGGGAATTCCAGCCGAAGCCGGAGAGCTTCTCACACTCATCGAGCATTGTAAAACCACTCACGACATCCTCGGTGTATGCCTCGGCCACCAAGCCATCGCCGAATCCTTCGGTGCCAGCTTACAACAACTGCCTCATCCCAAGCACGGCCACGAAAGTCCCCTCACAATCGTCGACCCCACTGACATTCTCTACCATGACCTCACCTATCCCGTGCAAGTAGGACGTTACCATTCATGGATAGTGAACCCTCACACGCTCCCCCCATGCCTCCGTATCAGCGCCCTCGACGAAGAAGGTCACATCATGTCCTTCTACCACACAACTCTCCCCATCCGAGGTGTCCAATATCACCCCGAATCCATCATCACCCGCCAGGGCCGCAAAATGATTAACAACTGGGTAAATAATTAA
- a CDS encoding MFS transporter, translating to MAKRKNWFSLFFTNYLGVLNDNFLKTLACFICIAWVGKENESMVVTLASAALVIPYLLFSPLAGRLAKIYKKRKIVVWAKFAEMLIMVVAAAGFLMHSTVLVLSSILLMGLQSALFSPSKYGLIRDIGGEEGISYGSGAMEMFAFVGILTGTLMAAFLSESVTIPVLCVILFGVALLGWLSSLTIRANESEPMKESHETLNPVKFVKDMFVRALAFKGLNWVVVGLATFWFIGSMIQMVLIVYCRSDLGMSDSKTGIVMSLAAVGIGAGCYLAGVLSRRDVELGLVPYGGITTGVTLLAIFLFDAHGVTFAILVFLAAFFSGMFKVPLDAWIQANVKGRELGDMLAYSNLITFLFMLMASGCFGGMTMLFDTKYVFIFLAVLTFTITVVLFLCVEEVRMRFKKFRLKN from the coding sequence ATGGCGAAGAGAAAGAATTGGTTTTCCCTGTTTTTCACGAATTATCTGGGAGTTTTGAATGATAATTTCCTGAAGACACTGGCGTGTTTTATTTGCATTGCTTGGGTGGGGAAGGAGAACGAGTCGATGGTGGTGACGCTGGCATCGGCAGCATTGGTGATACCGTATTTGCTGTTTTCCCCGTTGGCGGGACGATTGGCGAAGATATATAAAAAGCGAAAAATTGTTGTTTGGGCGAAGTTTGCCGAGATGCTGATCATGGTTGTGGCTGCGGCAGGATTCTTGATGCATTCGACCGTGTTGGTGTTGTCATCTATTTTGTTGATGGGGCTGCAGAGTGCGTTATTTTCTCCCTCGAAGTACGGGTTGATTCGTGATATCGGGGGAGAGGAAGGAATTTCCTATGGTTCGGGGGCTATGGAGATGTTCGCTTTCGTGGGTATCCTGACAGGGACGTTGATGGCGGCCTTTTTGTCGGAGAGTGTGACGATCCCGGTGCTGTGCGTGATCCTGTTCGGGGTGGCGTTGTTGGGTTGGTTGTCTAGTTTGACAATTCGGGCAAATGAGAGTGAACCGATGAAGGAGAGTCACGAGACATTAAATCCTGTGAAGTTCGTGAAGGACATGTTTGTGCGGGCGTTAGCGTTCAAAGGATTGAATTGGGTGGTTGTGGGACTGGCTACATTTTGGTTTATCGGTTCGATGATCCAGATGGTGCTTATCGTATATTGTCGTTCTGATTTGGGAATGAGCGATTCGAAGACGGGTATCGTGATGTCATTAGCAGCCGTGGGGATTGGGGCCGGATGTTATCTTGCCGGGGTGCTATCTCGTCGGGATGTGGAGTTGGGATTGGTACCTTATGGTGGAATTACGACGGGGGTGACCTTGTTGGCAATATTCCTTTTTGACGCTCATGGGGTAACGTTCGCTATTCTCGTATTTTTGGCAGCCTTCTTCAGCGGAATGTTTAAGGTTCCGTTGGATGCTTGGATTCAGGCGAACGTGAAGGGGCGAGAATTAGGAGATATGCTGGCTTATTCGAATTTGATCACTTTTTTGTTTATGTTGATGGCATCGGGGTGTTTTGGGGGGATGACGATGCTTTTTGATACAAAATATGTGTTTATTTTTCTTGCCGTATTGACGTTTACGATCACGGTTGTTTTGTTTTTGTGTGTGGAGGAAGTGAGGATGAGGTTTAAGAAGTTTAGATTAAAGAATTAG
- a CDS encoding lysophospholipid acyltransferase family protein yields MGYKKVLAAFYRGVLSSRYRVRLEGTGILADRRATLFLPNHQASVDPQIVCSQLLRYVDVSPLVTEGYFKIPVVAQVLHLMNAVRVPDLEKSRREVNIVAGLNRVVVDALASGHNVLLYPAGQLTNSGLEHVGNKQGAWQVCNQLPGDARVVGMRIRGLWGSMWSRARTGRSPNFAWTYLKGIFYVLANLLFFVPKRDVTIIFEDITDGTVHYAAEGRQPFNRFLESFYNAPGEEQPLFLKHFFYVRGRQHGSSSEL; encoded by the coding sequence ATGGGTTATAAGAAGGTATTGGCGGCCTTTTACCGGGGTGTTCTGAGTTCCCGTTACCGGGTGCGCCTTGAAGGGACGGGGATATTGGCCGATAGGCGGGCGACTTTGTTTTTGCCTAATCATCAAGCATCGGTAGATCCGCAAATCGTTTGTTCCCAGTTGTTGCGTTACGTGGATGTGTCCCCGTTGGTAACAGAGGGGTATTTTAAAATTCCGGTGGTTGCGCAAGTGTTGCATTTGATGAATGCGGTGCGGGTGCCGGATTTGGAGAAGAGTCGTCGGGAGGTGAATATCGTGGCGGGGTTGAACCGGGTGGTGGTGGACGCTTTGGCATCGGGGCATAACGTGTTACTTTATCCGGCTGGACAGTTGACGAATAGCGGGTTGGAGCATGTGGGTAATAAGCAGGGAGCTTGGCAGGTGTGTAATCAGTTGCCGGGAGATGCTCGTGTCGTGGGTATGCGTATCCGGGGATTGTGGGGGAGTATGTGGTCAAGGGCTAGGACGGGACGTTCACCAAATTTTGCATGGACTTATTTGAAAGGAATTTTTTACGTTCTGGCAAACTTGTTATTTTTCGTGCCTAAACGTGATGTAACAATTATTTTTGAAGATATTACGGACGGTACGGTGCATTATGCTGCGGAGGGGCGCCAGCCGTTTAATCGTTTTTTGGAGAGTTTTTATAATGCTCCGGGTGAGGAGCAACCTTTATTTTTGAAACATTTCTTTTACGTGAGGGGACGACAACACGGTTCGTCATCGGAATTATGA
- a CDS encoding aminodeoxychorismate synthase component I, whose protein sequence is MIAVNEVRVCMNEAGARRQPFLFGVDFELSEGFFVLDPLGQQEILFEVGGVSNSPMREGISGVLSEKMFSMNPMAYEVYQEKFAVVREGVARGDSFLLNLTVATGLDTNWTLEEIFHRAQSPYRLLVPGRFVCFSPEIFVRMDEGMISSYPMKGTIDASVPDAERVILEDYKERSEHNTIVDLIRNDLNRVAERVDVKRFRYIDRLRVSRGEILQVSSEVTGRLTGDYYSRLGEIVFGMLPAGSISGAPKPSTLRIITQAERERRGFYTGVFGYFDGKKLDSAVMIRYIEVRDGRYYFRSGGGITINSDCRAEYEEVLAKVYLPFGNERSK, encoded by the coding sequence ATGATTGCAGTTAATGAGGTACGGGTATGCATGAATGAGGCGGGAGCCCGGCGGCAACCGTTTTTGTTTGGTGTTGATTTCGAGTTGTCGGAAGGTTTTTTCGTGTTGGATCCGTTGGGGCAGCAAGAGATTCTTTTTGAAGTTGGAGGAGTCTCGAATTCTCCGATGAGGGAGGGAATATCGGGGGTGTTGTCAGAGAAAATGTTTTCTATGAATCCGATGGCATATGAGGTTTACCAGGAGAAGTTTGCCGTGGTGCGGGAGGGGGTAGCCCGTGGTGATTCTTTCTTGTTGAACTTGACCGTGGCAACAGGATTGGATACAAACTGGACGTTGGAAGAGATTTTTCATCGGGCTCAGTCACCCTATCGCTTACTGGTTCCGGGACGTTTTGTCTGTTTCTCTCCGGAGATTTTTGTCCGGATGGACGAGGGAATGATTTCTTCTTATCCGATGAAAGGAACGATTGATGCCTCTGTGCCTGATGCGGAACGGGTGATCTTGGAGGATTATAAGGAGCGTTCGGAGCATAATACGATAGTGGATTTAATCCGGAATGATCTTAATCGAGTGGCAGAACGGGTGGATGTGAAGCGTTTTCGATACATAGACCGTTTACGGGTGAGTCGGGGTGAGATTCTTCAAGTGAGTTCGGAGGTGACGGGGCGGTTGACGGGGGATTATTATTCCCGTTTGGGGGAGATTGTTTTCGGGATGTTGCCTGCTGGGTCTATTTCTGGGGCACCTAAACCTTCGACGTTACGTATTATTACCCAGGCCGAGCGTGAGCGGAGAGGATTTTACACGGGTGTTTTTGGGTATTTTGATGGGAAAAAGTTGGACTCGGCAGTAATGATTCGCTATATAGAGGTGCGTGATGGGCGATATTATTTTCGTAGTGGTGGGGGAATTACAATTAATAGTGATTGCCGGGCGGAGTACGAGGAGGTGTTGGCAAAGGTATATCTACCGTTTGGAAACGAGAGGAGTAAATAA
- a CDS encoding aminotransferase class IV, giving the protein MESFVETIKVLDGQFCNLEAHERRARRTVEAIWGKSLAWEVGKMIIPVEMCSGLVKCRVVYDWVVREVSFQPYAMRQIKSLRLVDGDKVDYRYKSTDRSMFIRLMEQRGECDDVLIVRDGWVTDTSFTNVVFEDVVGGLYTPDTYLLEGTRRQSLLDVGKIQACPIRVEDIGHFQRVLLVNAMIGLEDEISVPVVNIMK; this is encoded by the coding sequence ATGGAGAGTTTTGTCGAGACAATCAAGGTGTTGGATGGGCAGTTCTGTAATTTGGAGGCCCATGAACGAAGGGCAAGGAGGACGGTTGAGGCTATTTGGGGAAAATCCCTTGCGTGGGAGGTTGGAAAAATGATTATTCCGGTTGAGATGTGTTCCGGATTGGTAAAGTGTCGGGTGGTGTATGATTGGGTGGTTCGTGAAGTAAGTTTTCAGCCTTATGCGATGAGACAAATTAAAAGTTTGCGGCTGGTGGATGGTGATAAGGTTGACTATCGTTATAAGTCGACGGATCGGTCGATGTTTATTCGTTTGATGGAACAGCGTGGGGAGTGTGATGATGTTTTGATCGTGCGTGATGGATGGGTGACGGATACTTCTTTTACGAACGTGGTCTTCGAGGATGTGGTGGGTGGTCTTTACACGCCGGATACTTATCTGCTTGAAGGGACTCGGCGACAGAGTTTATTAGATGTGGGGAAGATTCAGGCGTGTCCAATTCGGGTGGAGGATATTGGGCATTTTCAGAGGGTGTTGCTCGTGAACGCAATGATTGGATTGGAAGATGAAATTAGTGTTCCTGTGGTAAATATCATGAAGTAG
- a CDS encoding division/cell wall cluster transcriptional repressor MraZ has translation MLSFIGDYTCKLDSKGRAVVPVVFRKEMQAAGEVSFVMRRNIFDECIDVYPKDEWLKLIAGLREKLSQFNREQVRFFREFFRGAQEVELDGNGRVLIPRKMLDSIGIEGDEIVMVGQDSKIEIWGKIKYEESTMNTDEFVLLTSQIGL, from the coding sequence ATGTTGTCATTTATTGGAGATTATACATGCAAGTTGGATAGCAAGGGACGAGCTGTTGTTCCGGTTGTTTTCCGGAAGGAAATGCAGGCGGCGGGAGAGGTGTCTTTTGTGATGCGGCGGAATATTTTCGATGAATGTATTGACGTTTACCCGAAGGATGAATGGTTGAAATTGATTGCGGGCTTGAGAGAGAAGTTGAGCCAGTTTAACCGGGAACAGGTGCGTTTTTTCCGAGAGTTTTTCCGAGGGGCGCAGGAGGTGGAGCTGGATGGGAACGGGCGCGTGTTGATCCCGCGCAAGATGCTGGATAGCATCGGTATCGAGGGGGATGAGATCGTGATGGTAGGACAGGATTCGAAAATCGAGATTTGGGGTAAAATAAAGTATGAAGAAAGTACGATGAATACGGATGAATTTGTACTTTTGACGTCGCAAATCGGTTTGTAG
- the rsmH gene encoding 16S rRNA (cytosine(1402)-N(4))-methyltransferase RsmH produces the protein MYHVPVLLEESVSGLNIDPDGVYLDLTFGGGGHSREILKRLKDGCLIGFDQDSDALANVPDDSRFIFVNHNFRYLRNFLRYCGYDEADGILADLGVSSHEFDEAGRGFSFRFDAELDMRMNQRSRLKATDILNTYSEENLIRIFRNYGEVDNVRRLVDLIVNARTGKMITRSEEFLQVIAPCVPKQKEKKYLAQVYQALRIEVNGELEALEDMLKEAERALRPGGRLVVITYHSLEDRIVKNFLKSGNFEGKVEKDFYGHVKRNFELVNRKVIVPSEEEIERNPRARSAKLRIAEKRE, from the coding sequence ATGTATCACGTGCCGGTATTGTTGGAAGAGTCCGTTTCTGGGTTGAATATTGATCCGGATGGGGTGTATCTTGATTTGACTTTCGGGGGCGGTGGTCATTCGAGAGAGATTTTAAAGCGATTGAAGGATGGTTGCCTGATCGGTTTCGATCAGGATTCCGATGCGCTGGCTAACGTGCCGGATGATAGTCGGTTTATTTTTGTGAATCATAATTTTAGGTATCTGCGGAATTTCTTGCGCTACTGCGGGTACGACGAGGCGGACGGGATTCTGGCCGATTTGGGTGTGTCGTCGCACGAGTTTGACGAGGCGGGACGGGGTTTCTCCTTCCGGTTTGATGCGGAATTGGATATGCGGATGAACCAGCGGAGTCGGCTGAAGGCTACGGATATTTTGAATACATATAGCGAGGAGAATTTGATTCGGATTTTTCGGAACTACGGGGAGGTGGATAACGTGAGACGGTTGGTTGATTTGATAGTGAATGCCCGGACGGGGAAGATGATTACTCGCTCGGAAGAGTTTTTGCAGGTGATCGCACCCTGCGTGCCGAAACAAAAGGAGAAGAAGTATTTGGCACAGGTGTATCAGGCTTTGCGTATCGAGGTAAACGGGGAGTTGGAGGCGCTGGAGGATATGTTGAAGGAGGCGGAACGGGCGTTGCGTCCTGGTGGTCGGTTGGTGGTGATTACTTACCACTCGCTGGAGGATCGGATCGTGAAGAACTTTTTGAAGAGTGGTAATTTCGAGGGGAAGGTTGAAAAGGATTTTTATGGTCACGTGAAACGGAATTTCGAGCTGGTGAACCGGAAGGTGATCGTGCCGTCGGAGGAAGAGATCGAGAGAAACCCGAGAGCGAGAAGTGCGAAATTGCGGATAGCGGAAAAACGGGAATGA
- a CDS encoding FtsL-like putative cell division protein, which translates to MMWFKKKKVKDFVPPLQEQKEVLGDSMKELLDGRLLADTVLRKNIGFILFLTFLGIVYIANGYATEKLYMKKVNMEKELSELRFESITTASELMRISVPSEVEKRIREAGLDLVQSKEPPTKINR; encoded by the coding sequence ATGATGTGGTTTAAGAAAAAGAAGGTAAAGGATTTCGTGCCACCGTTGCAGGAACAGAAGGAGGTGCTGGGGGATTCAATGAAGGAGTTGCTGGACGGGCGTTTGTTGGCAGACACGGTGTTGCGTAAGAACATCGGGTTTATTCTTTTCCTGACTTTTCTGGGAATCGTTTATATCGCTAATGGGTATGCGACGGAGAAGTTGTACATGAAGAAGGTGAACATGGAGAAGGAGTTGAGCGAGTTGCGTTTCGAATCGATCACGACAGCCTCGGAGTTGATGCGGATCAGCGTTCCCTCGGAGGTGGAGAAACGAATTCGGGAGGCGGGGTTGGATTTGGTGCAAAGTAAGGAACCGCCAACCAAAATCAATAGGTAA
- a CDS encoding penicillin-binding protein yields MAASIKHELAGRLGLVYLIVMVIAAFIVVKALHVQIWEGDKWRKMGRSVSFKDFEVAPNRGNIYADDGRILASSVPYYSLRLDCKAIPDTLFRKKVDSLSMMLSRFFKDAPTAEYRKKLWQGKFGAKPNRYLLVNKKKISYTDLLEVKKFPIFRERGTKSGLILERENVRLQPHRDLAYRTIGYLNEAKDGSFEGRVGIEGAFEKQLRGEPGRSIRQMMSGRWVSVTVDDPVDGNDVVTTINVECQDIVQGALTRQLEHYKASAGTAILMDVKTGDIKAIANVSKTATGYREVLNNAIGDAAEPGSVIKAATMVALLEDGYVHPEDTIDLGNGVYTHNKVTLKESKHPIGKVTVQGIFERSLNGITELVYEHYRQQPEKFVNRWYAMGLNKKVGIELAGEAEPYIKYPGDKTWSGTTLRWMSFGYELKITPLQVLAFYNALANDGKRMKPRIVKEIRNGSRVVERFEPEVVSSHICSRQTVAYMKQMMEGVVENGSAKNLKNAACKIAGKTGTAKVAAGSKGYNSEPKYRASFVGYFPADKPMYSCIVVVDNPSQSVGYYGNVVSGSVFKEIAGKIYTMASLMGDNNEDEEEEKDETLPISQNGLKSDFLEIYDELGINVTEDEAEHADWVMTSRDKEGTEFVLKARSVDMTLVPNVKGMGLRDALYLLENSGLKVGVSGVGTVSQQSLTPGGKVRRGSYVHIELR; encoded by the coding sequence ATGGCAGCATCTATAAAACACGAATTGGCCGGGCGGTTAGGACTTGTGTACCTGATTGTGATGGTGATTGCTGCCTTTATCGTGGTAAAAGCCCTGCACGTGCAAATATGGGAAGGGGATAAGTGGAGGAAGATGGGACGTTCGGTATCATTTAAAGATTTTGAAGTGGCACCGAACCGGGGGAATATATATGCAGATGACGGGCGTATTCTGGCGAGTTCGGTTCCTTATTATTCGCTGAGGCTTGATTGTAAGGCAATTCCGGACACGCTGTTTCGGAAGAAGGTGGATAGTTTGTCGATGATGTTGTCCCGCTTTTTCAAGGATGCCCCGACGGCGGAGTACCGGAAGAAGTTGTGGCAGGGAAAGTTCGGGGCAAAGCCGAATCGTTATTTGCTTGTGAACAAGAAGAAAATTTCTTACACCGACTTACTGGAGGTTAAGAAATTTCCTATTTTTCGGGAAAGGGGTACGAAGAGTGGTCTGATTTTGGAACGGGAAAACGTGCGTTTGCAGCCGCATAGGGACTTGGCCTACCGGACGATCGGTTATTTGAACGAGGCAAAGGATGGTAGTTTTGAGGGACGCGTGGGGATTGAAGGGGCTTTCGAGAAACAATTGCGGGGGGAGCCGGGACGGAGTATCAGACAGATGATGTCGGGACGTTGGGTTTCGGTGACGGTAGACGATCCGGTGGACGGGAATGACGTGGTGACGACGATTAACGTGGAGTGTCAAGATATTGTGCAAGGGGCTTTGACCCGGCAGTTGGAGCATTACAAGGCTAGTGCGGGGACGGCTATCTTGATGGACGTGAAGACGGGAGATATAAAGGCTATCGCAAACGTGTCGAAGACGGCGACAGGGTACCGGGAGGTGTTGAATAACGCTATCGGGGATGCTGCGGAGCCGGGGTCGGTGATCAAGGCGGCGACGATGGTGGCTTTGTTGGAAGACGGGTATGTTCATCCGGAGGACACCATTGACTTGGGAAATGGTGTTTACACACATAACAAGGTGACGTTAAAAGAGTCGAAGCATCCGATTGGTAAGGTGACGGTGCAGGGAATTTTCGAGCGTTCGTTGAATGGTATCACGGAATTAGTATATGAGCATTACAGGCAACAGCCAGAGAAGTTCGTGAATCGGTGGTATGCGATGGGTTTGAATAAAAAGGTGGGGATCGAGCTGGCGGGTGAAGCAGAACCTTATATTAAATATCCGGGGGATAAGACGTGGAGCGGTACCACGTTGCGTTGGATGAGTTTCGGGTATGAGTTGAAGATTACGCCTTTGCAAGTGTTGGCTTTTTATAACGCATTGGCGAATGATGGGAAACGGATGAAACCGCGTATCGTGAAGGAGATTCGTAACGGGAGTCGGGTGGTGGAGCGGTTCGAACCGGAAGTGGTGAGTAGTCATATTTGCAGTCGACAGACGGTGGCTTATATGAAACAGATGATGGAAGGAGTGGTAGAGAACGGCTCTGCGAAGAATTTGAAGAACGCAGCCTGCAAGATTGCGGGAAAGACGGGAACGGCAAAGGTGGCCGCAGGGTCGAAAGGGTATAATTCCGAACCGAAGTACCGGGCCAGTTTCGTGGGGTATTTTCCGGCGGACAAGCCGATGTACTCGTGTATCGTGGTGGTGGATAACCCGTCGCAGTCGGTGGGGTATTATGGAAATGTGGTTTCGGGTAGTGTGTTCAAAGAGATTGCCGGTAAGATTTACACGATGGCATCGTTAATGGGGGATAATAACGAGGACGAGGAGGAGGAGAAAGACGAGACGTTGCCGATCAGCCAGAACGGATTGAAGAGTGATTTTCTGGAGATATATGACGAGCTGGGGATTAACGTGACGGAGGACGAGGCGGAGCATGCCGATTGGGTGATGACTTCGCGGGATAAGGAGGGAACGGAGTTCGTGCTGAAAGCCCGGAGCGTGGATATGACGCTGGTGCCGAACGTGAAGGGAATGGGGCTGAGGGATGCGCTGTACTTGTTGGAGAATAGCGGGCTGAAAGTCGGGGTGAGTGGGGTCGGTACGGTGAGTCAGCAATCGTTGACTCCGGGAGGGAAGGTGAGAAGGGGGAGTTATGTACATATTGAACTAAGATAA
- a CDS encoding UDP-N-acetylmuramoyl-L-alanyl-D-glutamate--2,6-diaminopimelate ligase, producing the protein MNLKELLAGVACEVVQGRPDVEVKMIHFDSRKVGEGDLFIAQRGVNADGHEYITKAVAAGAVAVVCEEVPGELKEGVVYVKTGNSSEALGVMSSNFYGNPSRRMKVVGVTGTNGKTTTATLLYELVRLLGRKAGLLSTVCNYIGDERVHATHTTPDAMEINELMSRMVEVGCEYCFMEVSSHAIDQRRISGLDFDGAIFSNITHDHLDYHKTFKAYIEAKKAFFDHLPKKAFALTNGDDKNGMVMLQNTVARKYTYSCRRMADFNCKTLERHLDGTLLLLDGSEVWTRFVGDFNAYNLLAVYASARLLDFGKEELLPVMSMLVPVSGRFETILSNEGVMAIVDYAHTPDALENVLSTIEGLKKEGLVITVVGAGGDRDRTKRPEMAEVACRLSDRVILTSDNPRSEEPAAIIEDMRAGVPEEAASRVLAITDRKEAIRVALMLAKKGDIVLVAGKGHEDYQEIKGVKHHFDDKEVIKEIFKL; encoded by the coding sequence ATGAATTTAAAAGAGCTGTTAGCCGGGGTTGCCTGCGAGGTCGTGCAAGGGAGGCCGGATGTAGAGGTTAAGATGATACACTTCGATTCGAGAAAGGTCGGAGAGGGAGATTTGTTTATTGCCCAAAGGGGAGTGAATGCGGACGGACACGAGTATATCACAAAGGCCGTGGCGGCGGGAGCCGTGGCAGTTGTCTGTGAGGAGGTGCCGGGGGAGTTGAAAGAGGGGGTAGTTTACGTGAAGACGGGTAATTCTTCGGAGGCGCTGGGGGTGATGTCCTCTAATTTTTATGGGAACCCGTCACGTCGGATGAAGGTGGTCGGGGTGACCGGGACGAACGGGAAGACGACGACGGCGACATTGTTGTACGAGCTGGTGCGCTTGCTGGGAAGGAAAGCGGGACTTTTGTCAACGGTGTGTAATTATATTGGTGATGAGAGGGTTCACGCTACTCACACGACACCGGACGCAATGGAGATTAACGAGCTGATGAGCCGGATGGTGGAGGTCGGGTGTGAGTATTGTTTCATGGAGGTGAGTTCGCACGCTATTGACCAAAGACGGATTAGCGGGTTGGATTTTGATGGGGCGATTTTCTCGAATATCACGCACGATCATCTCGATTATCACAAGACTTTTAAAGCGTATATCGAGGCGAAGAAGGCGTTTTTTGACCACTTGCCGAAGAAGGCTTTTGCGTTGACGAACGGGGATGACAAGAACGGGATGGTGATGTTGCAGAACACGGTAGCCCGTAAATACACTTACTCCTGTAGGAGGATGGCAGATTTCAATTGTAAGACGTTGGAACGGCATCTGGACGGGACGTTATTGCTGCTGGACGGCAGCGAGGTGTGGACGAGGTTCGTGGGGGATTTTAATGCTTATAATTTGCTGGCGGTTTATGCGAGTGCACGATTGCTGGATTTCGGGAAAGAGGAATTGTTGCCCGTGATGAGTATGCTGGTGCCGGTGTCGGGACGTTTCGAGACCATTTTATCGAACGAGGGGGTGATGGCTATCGTGGATTACGCACACACGCCGGATGCGTTGGAGAATGTGTTGTCGACGATAGAGGGACTGAAGAAAGAGGGGCTGGTGATCACGGTGGTTGGTGCCGGGGGGGATCGGGACCGGACGAAACGGCCAGAAATGGCGGAGGTTGCCTGTCGGTTGAGTGATCGGGTGATCCTGACGTCCGATAATCCGCGAAGCGAGGAGCCTGCCGCGATTATCGAGGATATGCGTGCTGGGGTACCGGAAGAGGCGGCAAGCCGGGTGCTGGCGATCACCGATCGGAAGGAGGCCATTCGTGTGGCGTTGATGTTGGCAAAAAAGGGGGACATTGTGTTAGTGGCCGGGAAGGGACACGAGGATTATCAAGAGATAAAGGGTGTGAAACATCATTTTGATGATAAAGAGGTTATTAAGGAAATATTTAAGTTGTAG